AGCCCGAGCATTAACAACATTGAGAGGTCCTGTTGGGTTGGCACTAACGAACTCAATGAGAGCTTTTCTGCCATCGCCAAAATTACTTGCTCCATAGCTCTTACCTTGAGAAGAGATCTCTTTTAGTGCCTTGTAATAAAGATTATTCGCTATCTCGAAGTTGATGAAGCCGTTACCTGCTACTTTTACCGATTTGTAATGCTTCTTTTTAGCGAGATAGTTCGCTATCTGCTTCGCCATATCTTTGGAATTGATAGAATTATTACGAGCATTAACTAATGCTGCATTGGTAGAAAAGTCTCCATATTCCTGATTTTTAGGTACTTCTACGTAGTATTTATCAGAATATTCAAAACCTAATTTCTTCCATGTTTCTTTTAGATCCTTGATTATTATCTCTTTTATCATCTTGAGTATCCAACCTTTACATGTTCTTTCTTTCAGGCATTTTATGCCAGAGATCTTCTAATTGATAAAAATCTCTTACCGGGACATCAAAGATATGGACGATGACATCAACAAAGTCGATCAGTATCCACTTGCCATTATCCATTCCTTCGGCTCCCATTAAAAAGATTTTATTCTCTTTTGCTTTATCTATGATATGATTAGCAATTGCCTTAGTATGAATTTCACCATTGCCGCTACAAATTACAAAATAATCGGTAAACGAAGATT
The sequence above is a segment of the Candidatus Cloacimonadota bacterium genome. Coding sequences within it:
- the rsfS gene encoding ribosome silencing factor, with the protein product MEELKERVSQLIEWIQAKKGEDIVELDVQDKSSFTDYFVICSGNGEIHTKAIANHIIDKAKENKIFLMGAEGMDNGKWILIDFVDVIVHIFDVPVRDFYQLEDLWHKMPERKNM